The following are from one region of the Chitinispirillales bacterium ANBcel5 genome:
- a CDS encoding class I SAM-dependent methyltransferase: protein MMVRVRICTVMIIISVTMLGITDADVMYVPAPVDVIEQMLEIADVGEDDLVYDLGCGDARIAIAAVTQRGARAVGIDNDRNRIRLAINEAEYLGIKEKIQFVQGDLFGYPVTEATVVMIYLDRELNQRLRYKLLKELRPGSKVVSHEYCMEDWRADMIKQVRNSKVYMWIIPANISGLWRLYDEEQGEKMLHMQVVQRFQDLEIEATSAKGEAIQLKGSSLQGASMRIMLQGTDKQYYLYRAKFDGEKMVGEVVAEDGTMRRWYGERDEGTRGRIFYPASGI, encoded by the coding sequence ATGATGGTACGAGTGCGAATCTGCACAGTTATGATAATTATAAGTGTTACGATGCTTGGAATTACTGATGCCGATGTAATGTATGTTCCGGCTCCGGTGGATGTGATAGAGCAGATGCTGGAGATTGCTGATGTTGGGGAAGATGATTTGGTGTATGATCTTGGATGTGGGGATGCTCGTATTGCTATAGCAGCAGTCACTCAAAGAGGGGCAAGAGCTGTTGGGATAGATAATGATCGAAACAGGATTAGATTAGCAATCAATGAGGCAGAATACTTAGGTATAAAGGAAAAAATACAGTTTGTGCAAGGCGATCTATTTGGCTATCCGGTGACTGAGGCAACAGTGGTAATGATCTATTTAGACCGGGAACTCAACCAACGTCTTCGCTATAAATTGTTAAAAGAACTAAGACCGGGATCAAAGGTGGTTTCTCATGAATATTGCATGGAAGACTGGAGAGCGGATATGATAAAACAGGTCCGTAATTCAAAAGTATATATGTGGATTATACCCGCAAATATTTCGGGTCTGTGGCGATTATATGATGAAGAGCAGGGCGAAAAAATGTTACATATGCAAGTGGTGCAAAGATTTCAGGATTTAGAAATTGAGGCTACGAGTGCAAAGGGAGAGGCTATACAATTAAAAGGCTCCAGTTTACAGGGGGCCTCAATGAGGATAATGCTTCAGGGTACAGATAAGCAATACTATCTGTACAGGGCAAAGTTTGATGGAGAAAAAATGGTAGGAGAAGTAGTAGCAGAAGATGGTACGATGAGGAGGTGGTATGGGGAGCGGGATGAAGGCACGAGGGGTCGGATTTTTTATCCAGCTTCGGGGATTTGA
- a CDS encoding TIGR03885 family FMN-dependent LLM class oxidoreductase, producing MVGYHASHEQFKPSDLLRLVQMAESVGFDEVLSSDHFEPWSSNQAQSGFAWSWLGAAMQATAIPFGVVTAPGYRYNPAIIAQATATLLNCFPDRFWVSVGTGQALNESITGQRWPDKESRKERLFQCAEVMRKLWLGETVTHRGDVTVENANLHTLPPSPPLLIAAAISEDTARWAGQWADGLITISQPREKLKRVVDAFKSAGGENKPMYLKVQLSYAPDENEALSGAFEQWKYVIHDSSVTAELRTPEQFEAASMFITPDQMHEHVRISSSISRFVDWLNVDLEMGFNKLILHNVNRKQERFIEAFGTSVLHQLAT from the coding sequence ATGGTTGGTTATCATGCGTCGCATGAACAGTTTAAGCCTTCAGACCTTCTGAGGCTTGTACAGATGGCGGAGTCTGTGGGATTCGATGAAGTGCTTTCTTCAGATCATTTTGAGCCCTGGAGTAGTAATCAGGCTCAAAGTGGATTTGCCTGGTCCTGGCTTGGAGCAGCCATGCAGGCAACAGCAATCCCCTTTGGAGTAGTAACTGCTCCTGGGTACCGGTACAATCCCGCCATCATCGCTCAGGCTACAGCAACACTGCTTAATTGTTTTCCCGATCGTTTCTGGGTTTCGGTTGGCACGGGGCAGGCGCTCAATGAAAGTATCACCGGTCAGAGGTGGCCCGATAAAGAAAGCAGAAAGGAGAGGCTTTTTCAGTGCGCAGAGGTAATGCGTAAACTTTGGCTTGGAGAAACGGTTACTCACAGAGGTGACGTTACGGTGGAAAACGCCAATCTCCATACGCTTCCACCCTCCCCACCTCTTTTGATTGCTGCGGCGATCTCAGAAGATACGGCCCGCTGGGCAGGGCAGTGGGCAGATGGGTTGATAACGATCAGCCAACCGAGAGAAAAGCTAAAGCGTGTGGTTGACGCATTTAAGAGTGCAGGGGGAGAAAACAAGCCAATGTATCTTAAAGTGCAGCTCTCTTACGCACCGGATGAAAACGAAGCCCTCAGTGGCGCGTTCGAACAGTGGAAATATGTAATTCATGACAGCTCCGTAACCGCGGAGTTGAGAACACCGGAGCAGTTTGAGGCTGCATCGATGTTTATCACCCCCGATCAGATGCATGAGCATGTAAGGATCTCTTCGAGTATATCCAGATTTGTCGATTGGCTCAATGTGGACCTGGAGATGGGATTTAACAAGCTGATACTTCACAATGTAAACAGAAAGCAGGAGCGTTTTATTGAAGCATTTGGGACTTCAGTGCTTCATCAATTGGCAACATAG
- a CDS encoding glycoside hydrolase family 15 protein: MSAGGYKEISDYGIIGNLRSIALVGRDGSIDWCCFPHLDSDACFGALLDNELGGHFSVKLKNGLLGIQRYTESTNVLKTVLSGESGELVITDFMPLKGNIYTPGKSESKSEIIRILECRGSRAEVFLEWAPRFNYAKSKTTIEQGSNGWIARGSGGYLMSLAGVGEGEKSTSTNNGYVKATLRIDGGQKRVMVCRWQSDDTNIDREEEFRKLYETEMVWKEWANQQGIIENKDWTGKYFPAVIRSELVLKLLTHSDTGAIAAAATTSLPETLGGVRNWDYRYTWIRDAAMTSQALVSVGHTYEALQLMEWMEKVSEIRSEKDFNLQIMYGIHGQTELGESVLEHLRGYKDSRPVHIGNGAASQLQLETHGELLNIAYELSRRGETLSPYTLEFLGKTADFVAENWNRPDHGIWEIRGPMRHYTYSKVMCRVALQRAVHLASNYGLNGRAKRWVLAMERIDKDILEKGYDPAVGAFVQSYESKHLDASNLRIALMEFLGPDHYMIQNTINKTLQELTENGLVYRYLCDDGLPGKEGAFVICTSWLIDNLSISGRIEEATEMFESLLNRANHLGLFSEQIDPSSGEFLGNFPQAFSHIGLINSAVYLAYGQGRSTPEHHPIGTKMHRKLQSGNQRKL; the protein is encoded by the coding sequence GTGAGTGCTGGGGGATATAAAGAAATCTCTGATTACGGGATAATCGGCAATCTCAGAAGCATTGCTCTGGTGGGAAGAGATGGCTCTATCGATTGGTGCTGTTTTCCTCATCTGGACAGTGATGCCTGTTTTGGTGCACTTTTGGATAATGAGCTGGGTGGGCATTTCTCTGTTAAGTTAAAGAACGGTCTTCTGGGGATTCAAAGATATACCGAAAGCACAAATGTACTTAAAACTGTATTGTCAGGAGAGAGTGGGGAGCTGGTCATTACGGATTTTATGCCTCTTAAGGGCAATATTTATACGCCGGGAAAATCAGAATCAAAGAGTGAAATCATAAGAATTCTTGAGTGCAGAGGAAGCCGCGCGGAGGTTTTCCTGGAGTGGGCTCCCAGGTTTAACTACGCAAAAAGCAAAACTACCATAGAGCAGGGCTCTAACGGCTGGATTGCCAGAGGCAGCGGAGGATACCTGATGTCACTGGCCGGTGTAGGTGAGGGGGAGAAATCCACAAGTACAAATAATGGATACGTAAAAGCGACGTTAAGGATTGATGGTGGGCAAAAACGTGTTATGGTATGCAGGTGGCAGTCCGATGATACGAATATCGATAGGGAGGAGGAGTTTAGAAAGTTATATGAAACAGAGATGGTATGGAAAGAGTGGGCAAATCAGCAGGGAATAATTGAGAATAAGGACTGGACAGGAAAATATTTTCCTGCGGTGATTCGTTCAGAGCTGGTATTAAAACTCCTTACTCACAGTGATACAGGCGCGATAGCGGCAGCAGCTACTACCAGTCTTCCGGAAACATTGGGGGGAGTCAGAAACTGGGATTATCGTTACACCTGGATACGGGACGCGGCTATGACCTCCCAGGCGCTGGTATCGGTAGGCCACACCTATGAGGCTCTTCAGCTTATGGAATGGATGGAGAAGGTATCCGAGATACGTTCTGAGAAGGACTTTAATCTTCAGATTATGTATGGTATTCATGGCCAGACAGAGCTTGGGGAGTCGGTGCTTGAACATCTGAGGGGGTATAAAGATTCAAGGCCGGTGCATATAGGCAACGGAGCCGCTTCACAGCTTCAGCTTGAAACTCACGGGGAGCTTTTAAATATCGCCTATGAACTGTCCCGAAGAGGAGAAACTCTTAGCCCGTATACCTTGGAATTTTTGGGTAAAACTGCGGACTTTGTAGCTGAAAACTGGAATCGCCCGGATCATGGGATATGGGAGATACGAGGACCCATGAGGCATTACACCTACTCGAAGGTAATGTGCAGGGTTGCTCTTCAACGGGCAGTTCATTTAGCCTCCAATTATGGCTTAAATGGCAGGGCCAAAAGATGGGTTCTTGCAATGGAGCGTATCGATAAGGATATTTTGGAGAAGGGGTATGATCCGGCAGTTGGAGCATTTGTGCAAAGTTATGAGTCAAAGCACCTTGATGCTTCAAATCTGAGAATAGCTTTGATGGAGTTTTTAGGTCCGGATCATTACATGATTCAAAATACAATCAACAAAACTTTGCAGGAGCTTACTGAAAATGGGTTAGTATACCGATATTTGTGTGATGATGGATTACCGGGAAAAGAGGGGGCATTTGTAATTTGTACATCCTGGCTTATCGATAATTTATCTATTTCAGGCAGAATCGAAGAGGCAACAGAAATGTTTGAATCTTTACTTAATAGGGCAAATCACCTGGGCCTTTTTTCTGAGCAGATAGACCCCTCAAGCGGTGAGTTTCTGGGCAATTTTCCACAAGCCTTCTCTCATATCGGCCTGATAAACAGCGCTGTTTATCTGGCTTATGGTCAGGGCAGATCAACACCTGAACACCATCCTATTGGCACCAAAATGCATAGAAAATTACAGAGTGGTAATCAGAGGAAACTGTAA
- a CDS encoding transposase, giving the protein MPRTRRFEEPGSLYHIMAHSIEGKDMFCDDYDRSEFLLRLEKGLNKTGFQCYTWTLMDNHYHMLIRTNHLKLEKLMRGLNGGYAQYYNKKYSRTGYLFQDRFKSVLCQDQNYAANLVKYINLNPLRAGKVTSMEELKAYTWCGHRFLLGENCAIGERFQSRAECLGRFGKEEKEAVRNYIQFLQENYVEDVAEEAGMLSEVETQEVEKSCKGWPTVIGDADFIKRAMKRYQSEMNLKHRKADYPIILESTAQWVCKVHQLEKNELKKRGWNNNRSKARIRFCYHLNKKELIPPSIIAKYLKITISPVTRMIEIGDMLFNEERNVH; this is encoded by the coding sequence ATGCCACGCACACGACGCTTTGAAGAACCTGGTTCTCTTTATCACATAATGGCTCACTCAATAGAAGGTAAAGATATGTTTTGTGATGATTACGACAGATCCGAATTCCTTCTAAGGCTTGAAAAAGGGCTAAACAAAACTGGTTTTCAGTGCTACACCTGGACTCTTATGGATAATCATTACCATATGCTGATTAGAACAAACCATTTGAAATTGGAAAAACTGATGCGAGGCCTCAACGGAGGGTATGCACAGTATTATAACAAAAAATACAGTAGAACAGGGTATCTGTTTCAGGACAGATTCAAATCAGTTCTCTGTCAAGATCAGAACTATGCTGCTAATCTGGTTAAATATATCAACTTAAACCCTCTTCGGGCTGGTAAAGTTACATCGATGGAAGAGCTGAAGGCTTACACATGGTGTGGGCACAGGTTTTTGCTAGGAGAAAACTGTGCGATAGGGGAAAGGTTTCAAAGCCGGGCAGAATGTTTAGGTCGCTTCGGGAAAGAGGAGAAGGAAGCTGTTAGAAACTATATCCAGTTTTTGCAAGAAAACTATGTGGAAGATGTTGCAGAAGAAGCAGGGATGCTTTCGGAAGTCGAAACACAAGAGGTTGAAAAGTCATGTAAGGGATGGCCTACAGTTATAGGAGATGCGGATTTCATCAAGAGGGCAATGAAGCGATATCAAAGTGAAATGAACCTAAAGCATCGTAAAGCAGATTATCCAATTATACTGGAAAGTACAGCACAATGGGTGTGCAAAGTGCATCAACTGGAAAAGAATGAGTTAAAAAAACGTGGTTGGAATAATAACAGATCCAAAGCAAGAATCCGGTTTTGTTACCATTTAAATAAAAAGGAGCTTATCCCACCTTCAATCATCGCAAAATACCTTAAGATCACCATAAGTCCGGTAACAAGGATGATTGAAATTGGTGATATGTTGTTTAATGAAGAAAGAAATGTGCATTAA